A region of uncultured Desulfobacter sp. DNA encodes the following proteins:
- the hutH gene encoding histidine ammonia-lyase — MKEPVLLNGQKFTLDQLVDIARHGRTVAVSVNSEARIKKARTLVEQWVKQGTRIYGVTTGFGALSDVPISFEDTKTLQRNILLSHAAGVGRHMDDDVVRAMMALRINDFCRGNSGLRLETINKLADLLNTGIIPVVPEKGSVGASGDLVPMAHLSLVLLGEGEAFVDGVRMPGAQALAAKKIEPMELAAGEGLALINGTQFMIALGCLALHDALNICKHADIAASMSLETLMGTRAAFDPRIHNARPHQGQMKAASNMMNITQDSEIISSHKDCSRIQDAYTLRCSPQVHGASWDAFGYVERVIRVEMNSSTENPLIFPESAEFLSGGNFHGQPLALACDFLGIAIAELANISERRIERLVNPQLSGLPAFLVKDTGLNSGFMIAQYTAASLVSENKVIAHPACVDSIPTSANKEDHVSMGAIAARKCRDIVENTAQVIAIELLCGAQAIDMFTNLKAGKGTMAAYEIIRSKVSFMTKDRFLSGDIAAVREILQNGGIVRAVENAVGKLY; from the coding sequence ATGAAGGAGCCTGTCTTACTCAACGGTCAGAAATTCACCCTCGACCAGCTGGTTGACATTGCCCGCCACGGAAGAACCGTTGCGGTCTCCGTTAATTCCGAAGCCCGGATCAAAAAGGCCCGGACTCTGGTGGAACAGTGGGTAAAACAGGGCACGCGCATCTATGGCGTGACCACGGGCTTCGGGGCATTGTCCGATGTTCCCATCTCATTTGAAGATACAAAGACGTTGCAGCGCAACATTCTTCTATCCCATGCCGCAGGTGTGGGAAGGCACATGGATGATGATGTGGTCAGGGCCATGATGGCATTGCGGATCAATGATTTCTGCCGGGGCAATTCCGGGCTGCGCCTTGAAACCATAAACAAACTTGCCGATCTGCTCAATACCGGCATCATTCCTGTTGTACCTGAAAAAGGCTCTGTGGGGGCCAGCGGAGACCTTGTGCCCATGGCCCACCTGTCCCTGGTGCTCCTCGGTGAGGGGGAGGCGTTTGTGGACGGGGTGCGCATGCCCGGGGCACAGGCGCTGGCCGCCAAAAAAATTGAGCCCATGGAGCTTGCGGCCGGAGAGGGACTGGCCCTGATCAACGGCACCCAGTTCATGATTGCCCTGGGCTGCCTTGCCCTTCATGATGCCTTAAATATTTGCAAACATGCCGATATTGCAGCCTCCATGAGCCTTGAAACCCTGATGGGCACGAGAGCGGCCTTTGACCCCAGGATCCATAATGCCCGGCCCCATCAGGGACAGATGAAGGCCGCCTCCAACATGATGAACATTACCCAGGACTCGGAAATAATCTCCTCCCACAAAGACTGCTCAAGGATCCAGGACGCCTATACCCTTCGGTGCTCGCCCCAGGTTCACGGGGCTTCCTGGGACGCCTTCGGCTATGTGGAACGGGTGATCCGGGTGGAGATGAATTCCTCCACGGAAAATCCCCTGATTTTTCCTGAATCGGCAGAATTTCTCTCCGGAGGCAATTTCCACGGCCAGCCCCTGGCCCTGGCCTGTGACTTTTTAGGCATTGCCATTGCAGAGCTTGCCAACATTTCAGAACGCCGGATTGAGCGCCTGGTCAACCCCCAGCTTTCGGGACTGCCCGCCTTTCTGGTCAAGGACACGGGCCTGAATTCCGGATTCATGATCGCCCAGTATACCGCAGCCTCTCTGGTGTCCGAGAACAAGGTCATTGCCCACCCGGCCTGTGTGGACTCCATTCCCACCTCCGCCAACAAGGAGGACCATGTTTCAATGGGTGCCATCGCCGCGCGCAAATGCCGGGACATCGTGGAAAATACGGCCCAGGTTATCGCCATTGAGCTTTTATGCGGTGCCCAGGCCATTGACATGTTTACCAACCTGAAGGCCGGCAAAGGTACCATGGCTGCCTATGAAATCATCCGCAGCAAGGTGTCCTTCATGACAAAAGACCGGTTTCTGTCTGGGGATATCGCCGCAGTCCGAGAAATTTTGCAAAACGGCGGGATTGTCAGGGCAGTGGAAAATGCCGTGGGCAAACTTTACTGA
- the hutI gene encoding imidazolonepropionase, translating to MLNSHASWDSLFVHADIATMARGRYNIIKDGAIGVAGGKIQWIGYSNQLDIDRVRSESCPVAHDIIDCSGKWILPGFVDCHTHLIWAGSRCNEFEMRLAGASYQDIAKQGGGIAATVAAVRAASEDELFSIASRRVRHILSRGTTCVEIKSGYGLNLESELKMLAVAQRLAQSFDLHVSPTFLGAHTLPLEYKGRADAYVDLVINTMLPEVKRQGIACAVDVFCESMAFSRDQTKQLFTAATDMGLPVKLHAEQLSDSGGAALAAQFNALSCDHLEYLSLDGAKAMARAGVTAVLLPGAFYMLRETRKPPVQDLIRLDVPMALATDLNPGTSPVYDMAAVMNMGCVLFGLTCEQALAGATINGAKALGLDKCKGSLETGKDADFVVWDIDGPADLSCQVGITPVNKVVIAGKIAYNA from the coding sequence ATGCTCAATTCACACGCATCCTGGGACTCTTTGTTTGTTCATGCAGACATCGCCACCATGGCCCGGGGCCGTTACAACATCATCAAAGACGGGGCCATCGGGGTGGCCGGGGGAAAGATCCAGTGGATCGGTTACTCCAATCAGCTGGACATTGACAGGGTTAGGTCTGAATCCTGCCCCGTTGCCCATGACATCATCGACTGTTCCGGAAAGTGGATTCTTCCCGGATTTGTGGATTGTCACACCCATCTGATCTGGGCCGGTTCCAGGTGCAATGAATTTGAAATGCGTCTGGCCGGAGCAAGTTACCAGGATATTGCAAAACAGGGCGGGGGGATCGCTGCCACGGTGGCCGCTGTGCGTGCCGCATCCGAAGACGAGCTGTTCAGCATTGCATCCCGGCGTGTCCGCCATATTTTAAGCCGCGGCACCACCTGTGTGGAGATAAAATCCGGGTACGGGCTGAATCTTGAAAGTGAACTCAAGATGCTGGCCGTGGCCCAACGTCTGGCCCAAAGCTTTGACTTGCATGTCTCTCCGACCTTTTTAGGTGCCCATACACTGCCTCTGGAATACAAAGGACGGGCTGATGCCTATGTGGACCTGGTCATCAACACCATGCTGCCCGAAGTCAAACGCCAGGGCATTGCCTGTGCCGTGGATGTCTTCTGCGAATCCATGGCCTTTTCCCGGGATCAGACCAAACAGCTGTTCACCGCAGCCACAGACATGGGCCTTCCGGTCAAGCTTCACGCAGAACAACTCTCCGATTCAGGCGGGGCTGCCCTTGCCGCACAGTTCAATGCCCTGTCCTGCGACCATCTGGAATACCTTTCCCTTGACGGGGCAAAGGCCATGGCCCGTGCAGGCGTCACCGCCGTACTTCTGCCGGGGGCTTTTTACATGCTCAGGGAAACCCGGAAACCGCCGGTACAGGATCTTATCCGTCTTGATGTTCCCATGGCCCTGGCAACGGACCTCAATCCCGGCACAAGCCCGGTATACGACATGGCGGCAGTGATGAACATGGGCTGTGTTCTGTTCGGGCTGACCTGCGAACAGGCCCTTGCCGGCGCCACTATCAACGGGGCAAAGGCCCTGGGCCTTGACAAGTGCAAAGGCAGTCTGGAAACCGGAAAAGATGCCGATTTTGTGGTGTGGGATATTGATGGCCCGGCCGACTTAAGCTGCCAGGTGGGTATTACCCCTGTAAACAAGGTTGTGATTGCTGGAAAAATCGCATATAACGCTTAA
- a CDS encoding metallophosphoesterase translates to MRIYAVADIHGKMEHMESIYRVLDQYNPQLIVVPGDITHFLNWSTPLSQLDSLPVPVLVVRGNTDLKRIEARIEKAANITMLTETPLQIDGFSFVGTSGTLTLPFINRVCLNEKKRMTGLPCPMEPDTVLVVHTPPKGACDRVGRKIHAGSLNLARFIQAAAPSLVLCGHIHEDCGVTTLHQSTVVNCAIAGPGSGAIIDLEKNEPPRINLLQTETP, encoded by the coding sequence ATGCGCATCTACGCAGTGGCGGACATTCATGGTAAAATGGAACATATGGAGTCCATTTACAGGGTTTTAGACCAGTATAACCCGCAGTTGATTGTTGTCCCCGGGGACATAACCCATTTTTTAAACTGGTCCACACCCCTTTCCCAGCTTGACAGTCTGCCGGTTCCTGTCCTGGTTGTCCGGGGAAATACGGATTTAAAACGCATTGAAGCCCGGATAGAAAAAGCGGCCAACATCACAATGTTAACCGAGACACCGCTGCAGATTGACGGCTTTTCCTTTGTGGGGACTTCGGGAACTCTGACTTTGCCCTTTATCAACAGGGTTTGCCTGAATGAAAAAAAAAGGATGACCGGCCTTCCCTGTCCCATGGAGCCGGATACGGTGCTGGTGGTTCATACACCGCCCAAAGGGGCGTGTGACCGTGTGGGCAGAAAAATTCATGCCGGCAGTCTGAATCTGGCCCGGTTTATCCAGGCCGCAGCCCCGAGCCTTGTGCTTTGCGGCCATATCCATGAAGATTGCGGGGTGACAACCCTTCACCAAAGTACCGTGGTGAACTGCGCCATAGCAGGGCCGGGATCAGGGGCCATTATAGATCTTGAAAAAAATGAGCCCCCAAGGATTAATCTCTTGCAGACGGAAACGCCCTAA